The following are encoded together in the Peromyscus leucopus breed LL Stock chromosome 1, UCI_PerLeu_2.1, whole genome shotgun sequence genome:
- the Ccdc97 gene encoding coiled-coil domain-containing protein 97 produces MEAVAAGAVTERKPDDDYVEPRCAHWGELSQTLVPSTPQDKEVKENTPGVSDDETSQAESPAVSAMLHAIAASHLPVCSQQQGEPDLTEREKVAILGQLYHEKPLVFLERFRTGLREEHLSCFGHLRGDHRADFYCAEVARQGTARPRTLRTRLRNRRYAALRELIQGGEYFSDEQMRFRAPLLYEQYIGQYLTQEELSARTPAPQAPRPGSPSTPAYPLSDLLFQSYQERELQQKLLRQQEEEEACFEEEEDSDEEDQRSDKDSESWVPDSEERLILREEFTSRMHQRFLDGKDGGFDYSTVDDNPDFDNLDIVARDEEERYFDEEEPEDVPSPELDGD; encoded by the exons ATGGAGGCCGTGGCTGCCGGGGCGGTAACGGAGAGGAAGCCCGATGATG ACTACGTGGAGCCCAGATGTGCACACTGGGGGGAGCTGAGCCAGACTCTGGTTCCATCTACACCCCAGGACAAGGAAGTAAAAGAGAATACACCAGGAGTCTCCGATGATGAAACCTCCCAGGCTGAGAGTCCAGCTGTGAGTGCCATGTTGCATGCCATCGCTGCCAGCCACCTGCCTGTGTGCAGCCAACAGCAGGGTGAGCCTGACCTGACAGAGCGTGAGAAGGTGGCCATCCTGGGTCAGCTGTATCATGAGAAGCCACTGGTGTTCCTGGAGCGCTTCCGCACAGGCCTCCGGGAAGAGCACCTGTCCTGCTTCGGCCACCTGCGTGGGGACCACCGTGCTGACTTCTACTGTGCCGAGGTGGCGCGGCAAGGCACTGCCCGCCCCCGAACCCTGCGCACCCGCCTGCGTAATCGGCGTTATGCTGCCCTGCGTGAGCTCATCCAAG GAGGCGAGTACTTCAGTGATGAGCAGATGCGGTTCCGGGCCCCGCTACTGTATGAGCAGTATATAGGACAGTACCTCACACAGGAAGAGCTCAGTGCCCGCACACCTGCCCCCCAGGCCCCCAGGCCCGGCTCCCCCAGCACACCTGCCTATCCCCTCTCCGACCTGCTGTTCCAGTCCTACCAGGAACGGGAGCTGCAGCAGAAGCTGCTCCGGcagcaagaagaggaggaggcctgctttgaggaggaagaggacagcgATGAGGAAG ACCAGAGGTCAGACAAGGACTCGGAGTCCTGGGTGCCCGACTCGGAGGAGAGGCTGATCCTGCGGGAGGAGTTCACAAGCCGCATGCACCAGCGATTCCTGGATGGCAAAGATGGAGGCTTTGACTACAG CACGGTGGATGACAACCCTGACTTTGACAACCTGGACATTGTGGCTCGTGACGAGGAGGAGCGATACTTTGATGAAGAGGAGCCCGAGGATGTGCCCAGCCCAGAGCTAGATGGGGACTGA
- the Tgfb1 gene encoding transforming growth factor beta-1 proprotein, whose product MPPSGLRLLPLLLPLPWLLVLTPGRPAAGLSTCKTIDMELVKRKRIEAIRGQILSKLRLASPPSQGEVPPGPLPEAVLALYNSTRDRVAGESADPEPEPETDYYAKEVTRVLMVDRNNPIYDKTKDIPHSVYMFFNTSDIREAVPEPPLLSRAELRLQRFKSSVEQHVELYQKYSNNSWRYLGNRLLTPTDTPEWLSFDVTAVVRQWLNQGDGIQGFRFSAHCSCDSKDNVLHVEINGISPKRRGDLGTIHDMNRPFLLLMATPLERAQHLHSSRNRRALDTNYCFSSTEKNCCVRQLYIDFRKDLGWKWIHEPKGYHANFCLGPCPYIWSLDTQYSKVLALYNQHNPGASASPCCVPQALEPLPIVYYVGRKPKVEQLSNMIVRSCKCS is encoded by the exons ATGCCGCCCTCGGGGCTGCGGCTACTGCCGCTTCTGCTCCCGCTCCCGTGGCTTCTAGTGCTGACGCCCGGGAGGCCAGCCGCGGGACTCTCCACCTGCAAAACCATCGACATGGAGTTGGTGAAGCGGAAGCGCATCGAAGCCATCCGTGGCCAGATCCTGTCCAAACTACGGCTCGCCAGTCCCCCGAGCCAGGGGGAGGTGCCGCCCGGCCCGCTGCCCGAGGCCGTGCTCGCTTTGTACAACAGCACCCGCGACCGGGTAGCAGGCGAGAGCGCGGACCCGGAGCCCGAACCCGAGACGGACTACTACGCCAAAGAGGTCACCCGCGTGCTAATGGTGGACCGCAACAACC CAATCTATGATAAAACCAAAGACATCCCACACAGTGTATATATGTTCTTCAATACATCAGACATTCGGGAAGCAGTGCCTGAACCCCCATTGCTGTCCCGGGCAGAGCTGCGTCTGCAGAGATTCAAGTCAAGTGTGGAACAACACGTGGAACTCTACCAG AAATACAGCAACAATTCCTGGCGTTACCTTGGTAACAGGCTGCTGACCCCCACAGATACGCCCGAGTGGTTGTCTTTTGACGTCACCGCAGTCGTACGGCAGTGGCTGAACCAAGGAG ACGGAATACAGGGCTTTCGCTTCAGCGCTCACTGCTCTTGTGACAGCAAAGATAACGTACTCCACGTGGAAATCAACG GGATCAGTCCCAAACGTCGAGGTGACCTGGGCACCATTCATGACATGAACCGACccttcctgctcctcatggcCACCCCCCTGGAAAGGGCCCAGCACCTCCACAGCTCAAGGAACCGCAGAGCCCTGGATACCAACTACTGCTTCAG TTCCACGGAGAAGAACTGCTGTGTGCGACAGCTGTACATTGACTTTCGGAAGGACCTGGGCTGGAAGTGGATCCACGAGCCCAAGGGCTACCATGCTAACTTCTGTCTGGGGCCCTGTCCCTACATTTGGAGCCTGGACACACAGTACAGCAAG GTCCTTGCCCTCTACAACCAACACAACCCAGGTGCTTCGGCGTCACCGTGCTGTGTTCCACAGGCGCTAGAGCCGCTGCCCATCGTGTACTACGTGGGCCGCAAGCCCAAGGTGGAGCAGCTGTCCAACATGATCGTGCGCTCCTGCAAGTGCAGCtga